In one window of Constrictibacter sp. MBR-5 DNA:
- a CDS encoding flagellar motor protein MotB: protein MAKDNGGATIVIKRVKKVAGGHHGGAWKVAYADFVTAMMAFFLLLWLLNATTEQQRQGISNYFAPTNVSDSRSGAGGVMGGKTMSEGAMASVGGPPVVFSDIPPDPMVAEREGEESGDREMAGEFDGESDRDGSYNSEDRDAGSQDSESDRDDRRQRRFDDGSDSQDTRSRARDMKVDEMDPKAAARAAALAEKQQFEKAVEELRQAIETTPELKDFKQSLIIDQTAEGLRIQIADQDKVAMFPLGGSQMYPQARELLGKIVLAVSKLPHKISVVGHTDSAPFASGRTYGNWELSADRANASRRALVELGLPGARIARVAGLADTDPLVPADPAAARNRRISITLLRQIQSRQAAVPVAPAQRAQAVPTNDARGPAPQAEARQAVVRVEVRREPAVP, encoded by the coding sequence ATGGCTAAGGACAACGGCGGCGCGACCATCGTCATCAAGCGCGTCAAGAAGGTGGCCGGCGGCCACCATGGCGGCGCGTGGAAGGTGGCCTACGCCGACTTCGTGACGGCGATGATGGCCTTCTTCCTGCTGCTTTGGCTGCTGAATGCGACGACCGAGCAGCAGCGCCAGGGCATCTCGAACTATTTCGCGCCGACCAATGTCTCGGACAGCCGCAGCGGTGCCGGCGGTGTCATGGGCGGCAAGACCATGAGCGAGGGCGCCATGGCGTCGGTCGGTGGCCCGCCCGTCGTCTTCTCCGATATCCCGCCGGACCCGATGGTCGCCGAGCGCGAGGGCGAGGAGAGCGGCGACCGCGAGATGGCCGGCGAGTTCGACGGCGAGTCGGACAGGGACGGCAGCTACAATTCCGAGGATCGGGACGCCGGCTCCCAGGACAGCGAGTCGGATCGCGACGATCGCCGGCAGCGCCGTTTCGACGACGGCAGCGACTCGCAGGACACGCGCAGCCGCGCCCGGGACATGAAGGTCGACGAGATGGACCCGAAGGCGGCGGCCCGTGCGGCGGCGCTCGCCGAGAAGCAGCAGTTCGAGAAGGCGGTCGAGGAACTGCGCCAGGCCATCGAGACGACGCCCGAACTCAAGGACTTCAAGCAGAGCCTGATCATCGACCAGACGGCCGAGGGCCTGCGCATCCAGATCGCCGATCAGGATAAGGTCGCGATGTTCCCCCTCGGCGGCAGCCAGATGTACCCGCAGGCGCGCGAACTGCTCGGCAAGATCGTCCTCGCGGTCAGCAAGCTGCCGCACAAGATTTCCGTGGTCGGCCATACGGACTCGGCGCCTTTCGCCAGCGGCCGGACCTACGGCAACTGGGAGCTGTCGGCGGACCGGGCCAACGCCAGCCGGCGGGCGCTCGTGGAACTCGGCCTGCCGGGGGCGCGGATCGCGCGTGTGGCCGGCCTCGCCGATACCGATCCCCTCGTACCCGCCGATCCCGCCGCCGCGCGCAACCGCCGGATCAGCATCACCCTGCTGCGCCAGATCCAGTCCCGGCAGGCGGCGGTGCCGGTGGCGCCGGCGCAGCGCGCGCAGGCGGTGCCGACGAACGACGCCCGCGGCCCCGCGCCGCAGGCCGAAGCCCGCCAGGCGGTGGTGCGGGTTGAGGTTCGCCGGGAGCCTGCGGTTCCCTAG
- a CDS encoding pyridoxal phosphate-dependent aminotransferase: MSIVAKRLSLIKPSPTVALNTKAMELAAAGEDVIGLAAGEPDFATPENIANAGIRAIQTGDTKYTAPDGRRELKEAVCRKFKRENGLDYKPEQITIGNGGKHVLYNTFVASLDPDDEVIIPAPYWTSYPDMVLMAGGKPVVVACGEENGFRLTAAQLEAAITPKTKWLILNSPSNPTGAGYHWSDMKALTDVLLKHPHVWVLTDDMYEHIVYDGFEFCTPAQVEPKLYDRTLTCNGVSKSYSMTGWRIGYAGGPVELIKAIGKVQSQSTTNPSSISQTAAVEALDGPQDFIKERAERFRQRRDLVVSMLNQASGLTCRRPEGAFYVYPSCAGTIGKTTPSGKKIESDDDFAAYLLEAEKVVVVPGSAFGLSPYFRISYATKDETLEEAGRRIQRACAALR, translated from the coding sequence ATGTCGATCGTCGCCAAGCGTCTGTCGCTGATCAAGCCGTCACCGACGGTGGCACTGAACACCAAAGCGATGGAGCTCGCCGCGGCCGGGGAGGACGTCATCGGCCTCGCCGCCGGCGAACCGGACTTCGCCACGCCCGAGAACATCGCGAATGCTGGCATCCGCGCGATTCAGACCGGCGACACCAAATACACCGCGCCCGACGGCCGCCGCGAGCTGAAGGAGGCCGTCTGCCGCAAGTTCAAGCGCGAGAACGGCCTGGACTACAAGCCCGAGCAGATCACCATCGGCAACGGCGGCAAGCACGTCCTCTACAACACCTTCGTCGCCAGCCTCGACCCCGACGACGAGGTGATCATCCCCGCGCCCTACTGGACCTCCTATCCGGACATGGTGCTGATGGCCGGCGGCAAGCCCGTCGTCGTCGCGTGCGGCGAGGAGAACGGCTTCCGCCTGACGGCCGCCCAGCTCGAAGCGGCGATCACGCCGAAGACCAAGTGGCTGATCCTGAACTCGCCGTCGAACCCGACCGGCGCCGGCTACCACTGGTCGGACATGAAGGCGCTGACCGACGTGCTGCTGAAGCATCCGCATGTCTGGGTACTGACCGACGACATGTACGAGCACATCGTCTATGACGGGTTCGAGTTCTGCACGCCCGCCCAGGTCGAGCCGAAGCTGTACGACCGGACGCTGACCTGCAACGGCGTGTCGAAGTCCTATTCGATGACCGGCTGGCGCATCGGCTATGCCGGCGGCCCGGTCGAACTGATCAAGGCGATCGGCAAGGTCCAGTCTCAGTCGACGACCAACCCCTCCTCGATCAGCCAGACCGCGGCGGTCGAGGCACTCGACGGGCCGCAGGACTTCATCAAGGAGCGGGCGGAGCGTTTCCGCCAGCGCCGCGACCTCGTCGTCTCGATGCTGAACCAGGCCTCCGGCCTGACCTGCCGCCGGCCGGAGGGCGCCTTCTACGTCTATCCGAGCTGTGCGGGCACGATCGGCAAGACCACGCCGTCCGGCAAGAAGATCGAGAGCGACGACGATTTTGCCGCCTACCTGCTGGAGGCGGAGAAGGTCGTGGTCGTTCCCGGCAGCGCCTTCGGCCTGTCGCCCTACTTCCGCATCTCCTACGCCACCAAGGACGAGACGTTGGAAGAGGCCGGCCGCCGCATCCAGCGCGCCTGCGCCGCCCTGCGGTAG
- a CDS encoding LLM class flavin-dependent oxidoreductase, giving the protein MSARQLRLGAFLRPASIHTGAWRYPGAFPDANFNFAHYKRFARKLEEGKFDALFMADHLALLNMPVDALKRSATSTSFEPFTLLPALAAVTEHLGLIATASTTYEEPFHVARRFASLDHISGGRAGWNLVTTSNPDAALNFGLDADVEHGERYKRGREFYDVVTGLWDSWADDAFVRDVESGTYFDPEKMHVLNHKGEHFSVRGPLHIARPVQGWPVIVQAGASDVGRQTAAEIAEVVFTSQRTLADGQRFLADVKGRAAAAGRDPEHIKILPGAFVVLGETVAEARAKRAHLDSLVHYDSGIASLSVALGTDASKFDPDAPLPDDIPETNTSKSGRERAIALARAESLTVRRLAERIGGYSGLEMTGTPETVADMMEEWLVERGSDGFNVMFPYLPGGLDDFVDKVVPELQRRGIFRREYEGTTLRENLGLPRPPNRFFP; this is encoded by the coding sequence ATGTCAGCCCGCCAGCTCCGCCTCGGCGCGTTCCTGCGCCCCGCCAGCATCCATACCGGGGCGTGGCGCTATCCCGGCGCCTTCCCGGACGCGAACTTCAACTTTGCGCACTACAAGCGCTTCGCCCGCAAGCTCGAAGAGGGCAAGTTCGACGCGCTGTTCATGGCGGACCACCTGGCGCTGCTGAACATGCCGGTCGACGCGCTGAAGCGCAGCGCCACCTCGACCTCGTTCGAGCCCTTCACCCTGCTGCCCGCTCTCGCTGCGGTGACCGAGCATCTCGGCCTGATCGCGACGGCGTCCACCACCTATGAGGAACCCTTCCACGTCGCCCGGCGCTTTGCATCGCTCGACCATATCAGCGGCGGGCGGGCCGGCTGGAACCTCGTCACCACGTCCAATCCCGACGCGGCGCTGAACTTCGGCCTCGACGCCGACGTCGAGCACGGCGAGCGCTACAAGCGCGGCCGCGAATTCTACGACGTCGTCACCGGCCTGTGGGACAGCTGGGCCGACGACGCCTTCGTGCGCGACGTGGAGAGCGGCACCTATTTCGATCCCGAAAAGATGCACGTCCTGAACCACAAGGGCGAGCATTTCTCGGTGCGCGGGCCGCTGCACATCGCCCGGCCGGTCCAGGGCTGGCCGGTGATCGTCCAGGCGGGCGCCTCGGACGTGGGACGGCAGACGGCGGCCGAGATCGCCGAGGTCGTCTTCACCAGCCAGCGCACCCTGGCCGACGGCCAGCGCTTCCTGGCGGACGTGAAGGGCCGCGCCGCAGCGGCCGGTCGCGATCCCGAGCACATCAAGATCCTGCCCGGCGCCTTTGTCGTGCTCGGCGAGACCGTGGCGGAGGCGCGGGCCAAGCGCGCCCACCTGGACAGCCTCGTCCACTACGACAGCGGCATCGCCTCGCTCTCCGTGGCGCTGGGCACCGATGCATCGAAATTCGATCCCGACGCGCCGCTGCCGGACGACATCCCGGAGACCAACACCTCCAAGAGCGGCCGCGAGCGCGCCATCGCGCTGGCCCGCGCCGAAAGCCTGACCGTGCGCCGGCTGGCGGAACGGATCGGCGGCTATTCCGGCCTGGAGATGACGGGCACGCCGGAGACCGTGGCCGACATGATGGAGGAGTGGCTGGTCGAGCGCGGCAGCGACGGCTTCAACGTCATGTTCCCCTACCTGCCCGGCGGCCTCGACGACTTCGTCGACAAGGTGGTGCCGGAACTCCAGCGCCGCGGCATCTTCCGCCGCGAATACGAGGGGACGACGCTGCGCGAGAATCTCGGCCTGCCGCGCCCGCCGAACCGCTTCTTTCCATAG
- a CDS encoding HWE histidine kinase domain-containing protein codes for MGRRVREHDWDSTTLGPADTWPTALRLLVDLVLDSRQPRFVAWGPELVSIYNDGYIPILGDKHPAALARPFREIWGEIWDEYGPLVEATLRGDAQYFIDQPVALTGRAGRPISWFTFSWTPVRDSDGTVAGLLSVATETTEKVLAQQALKAAQDELLHRNEQRYRQLFDSIDQGFCIIEMIFDAAGQAVDYRFVEVNNAFERQTGLTGVVGRTMRRLTPGHEQHWFDTYGRVARTGEAERFELPAAQLGRYFEVYAFRIGPAEDRQVAVLFNDIAERKRAETHQNLLLAELDHRVKNVLAVVQSIVRQSLRGGDVVDRERLGGRLSALARSHRLLADSRWEGAVLRHLIADTVAAYRGGEPDRVTLTGPGLKVVPKAAQSLTLAFHELTTNAAKYGALSRSSGRVSIDWEMEGTGRSRQLVLAWRETGGPHIASPPDRHGFGSRLIAQTVSYELGGTVDLDFRPSGLVATMRLPVDALVDSQPAPPEARTTALTPASGTHDPLPLAGKRILVAEDQYLVAAEIGAAIEDAGGIVLGPMPTLRLALQAAETEAIDAASLDINLNGEMIWPAAAALRRRGVPLVLVTGYASSLEMPADLAGAARLEKPVHARQILHCLRGLLSDG; via the coding sequence ATGGGACGGCGGGTCCGGGAACACGACTGGGACTCGACCACTCTCGGCCCCGCCGACACATGGCCGACCGCCCTGCGCCTCTTGGTCGACCTGGTGCTGGATTCCCGCCAGCCGCGCTTCGTCGCGTGGGGCCCGGAACTCGTATCGATCTACAACGACGGCTACATCCCGATCCTCGGTGACAAGCATCCGGCGGCGCTGGCGCGGCCGTTCCGTGAGATCTGGGGCGAGATCTGGGACGAGTACGGTCCACTCGTCGAGGCGACGCTGCGCGGCGACGCGCAGTATTTCATCGACCAGCCGGTGGCGCTGACCGGTCGGGCGGGCCGGCCAATCAGTTGGTTCACCTTTTCCTGGACGCCGGTGCGCGACTCGGACGGGACCGTGGCCGGCCTGCTCTCGGTGGCGACCGAAACCACGGAGAAGGTGCTGGCGCAGCAGGCGCTGAAGGCCGCACAGGACGAACTTCTGCACCGCAACGAGCAGCGGTACCGTCAGCTCTTCGATTCGATCGACCAGGGCTTCTGCATCATCGAGATGATCTTCGACGCCGCCGGACAGGCGGTCGACTACCGCTTCGTGGAGGTCAACAACGCCTTCGAACGCCAGACGGGGCTCACCGGCGTCGTCGGACGGACGATGCGCAGGCTGACGCCGGGTCACGAACAGCACTGGTTCGACACCTACGGGCGCGTGGCGCGGACCGGGGAGGCGGAGCGGTTCGAACTGCCGGCGGCACAGCTCGGCCGCTATTTCGAGGTCTACGCCTTCCGCATCGGGCCCGCCGAAGACCGGCAGGTCGCCGTCCTGTTCAACGACATCGCCGAGCGCAAGCGGGCGGAGACGCACCAGAACCTGCTCCTCGCGGAACTCGATCACCGGGTGAAGAACGTCCTGGCGGTCGTGCAGTCCATCGTCCGCCAGAGCCTCCGCGGCGGGGACGTGGTCGACAGGGAGCGCCTGGGCGGGCGGCTCTCGGCACTGGCACGGTCGCACCGGCTGCTCGCCGACAGCCGCTGGGAAGGAGCCGTCCTGCGCCACCTGATCGCCGACACGGTGGCAGCCTACCGCGGTGGCGAACCCGACCGTGTGACGCTGACCGGACCAGGCTTAAAGGTCGTCCCCAAGGCGGCGCAGAGCCTCACGCTCGCGTTCCATGAGCTGACGACAAACGCCGCCAAGTACGGCGCCCTCTCCCGCTCCAGCGGAAGGGTCTCGATCGACTGGGAGATGGAGGGCACGGGACGGAGCCGGCAGCTCGTGCTGGCCTGGCGCGAAACAGGCGGGCCGCACATCGCATCGCCCCCCGACCGCCACGGCTTCGGCTCCCGGCTGATCGCGCAAACCGTCAGCTACGAACTGGGCGGGACGGTCGACCTCGACTTCCGGCCGTCCGGCCTGGTCGCGACCATGCGCCTGCCGGTCGACGCGCTGGTCGACAGCCAGCCGGCGCCTCCGGAAGCCCGCACCACCGCACTCACGCCCGCCTCGGGAACTCATGACCCGCTTCCGCTTGCCGGCAAACGCATCCTGGTAGCGGAGGACCAGTATTTGGTCGCCGCGGAGATCGGTGCGGCGATCGAGGACGCCGGCGGTATCGTCCTCGGGCCGATGCCGACGCTCCGCCTCGCACTGCAGGCGGCGGAGACGGAAGCGATCGACGCGGCATCGCTGGACATCAACCTCAACGGGGAGATGATCTGGCCCGCCGCGGCTGCCCTGCGGCGGCGCGGCGTTCCGCTGGTCCTGGTGACGGGCTACGCGTCGAGCCTCGAGATGCCCGCCGATCTGGCGGGCGCGGCGCGCCTCGAGAAGCCCGTGCACGCGCGGCAGATCCTGCACTGCCTGCGCGGGCTTCTGAGCGACGGTTAG
- a CDS encoding M48 family metallopeptidase produces MGPMDMDGTGATAQTAPAGVFYDGTSNRRRQVQLRVADRLEIVEDGAVLASWPYDGMRRADGHGRLRLRNETAPMLARLEVEDPAAVRAVLARCRALDAGERRQTGRIVGWSLAAVCSILVMAIYGIPYAADRLAPLVPYAVEARLGEAVDGQIRAILGGETCETPAGRAALDKLIGTLAVAGGATDAMREALRGAVLASDMPNAIALPGGRIYLFAGLLDKAEAPDEIAGVVAHEIGHAQHRDAMRRLIQTGGTTFVLGLLLGDVTGGGAVIVAARSLLDASYSRDTERRADDYAVAAMTALGRSPVGMGELLVRVTGDGRRGTILDSHPMSAERLDRMKGAAGAVAGPPILTDAEWRALKDICEKAGG; encoded by the coding sequence ATGGGTCCGATGGACATGGACGGTACGGGGGCGACGGCACAGACGGCGCCGGCCGGCGTGTTCTACGACGGCACGTCGAACCGCAGGCGGCAGGTGCAACTCCGCGTCGCGGACCGGCTGGAGATCGTCGAGGACGGCGCCGTGCTCGCATCCTGGCCCTATGACGGCATGCGGCGTGCCGACGGGCACGGCCGCCTGCGGCTGCGCAACGAGACCGCGCCGATGCTGGCGCGGCTGGAGGTCGAGGATCCGGCGGCGGTACGGGCCGTTCTGGCGCGCTGCCGCGCCCTCGATGCCGGTGAGCGGCGCCAGACCGGGCGCATCGTCGGCTGGTCGCTGGCGGCGGTCTGCTCGATCCTCGTGATGGCGATCTACGGCATTCCCTATGCTGCCGACCGGCTGGCGCCCCTGGTGCCCTACGCGGTCGAGGCGCGGCTGGGCGAGGCGGTGGACGGCCAGATCCGCGCCATTCTGGGCGGCGAGACCTGCGAGACCCCGGCGGGGCGCGCGGCGCTCGACAAGCTCATCGGTACGCTGGCGGTGGCCGGCGGGGCGACGGACGCGATGCGCGAGGCGTTGCGGGGGGCCGTGCTCGCCTCCGACATGCCCAATGCGATCGCGCTGCCCGGCGGCCGGATCTACCTGTTCGCGGGATTGCTGGACAAGGCCGAGGCGCCGGACGAGATCGCCGGTGTCGTCGCGCACGAGATCGGCCACGCGCAGCACCGCGACGCGATGCGCCGTCTGATCCAGACGGGCGGCACGACCTTCGTCCTCGGCCTGCTCCTGGGCGACGTGACCGGCGGCGGTGCCGTGATCGTCGCGGCGCGCTCGCTACTCGACGCGTCCTACTCGCGGGATACCGAGAGGCGGGCCGACGACTACGCCGTCGCCGCCATGACCGCCCTCGGCCGCTCACCGGTGGGGATGGGCGAACTCTTGGTGCGCGTCACCGGCGACGGGCGCCGGGGAACCATTCTCGACAGCCACCCGATGAGCGCGGAAAGGCTCGACCGGATGAAGGGGGCGGCAGGCGCGGTCGCCGGGCCGCCCATCCTGACCGATGCGGAGTGGCGGGCGCTGAAGGACATCTGCGAAAAGGCGGGCGGCTAA
- a CDS encoding DUF898 family protein has protein sequence MHEPIPMPAAAPPAHPVAFTGQRPVFRRLVTRGALLELLTLGFYRFWLATDIRRHLWSHTAVDGDAAEYIGRAKELLIGFLVALAILLPVYLAYFLLGIEAERLQSFASIPLFLFFYLFSQFAMYRARRYRLTRTVWRGLRFSMGGSGWSYAWRAGLWSLATILTLGLALPWRQAALERYKLRHTAYGSLEGRFDGTGGSLFKRGWWLWLLLPTGVLLVPLPFLVAAYKAIEWRWWVGGIRFGAVRFESSLAKGALVGIFWKVVGWYVLLGVALGAWGGAVLFAALSLVDLPAGDERFAAVAQHPFLLLGTVVGYLLMAVAMGIVVRLYLNRDVWAKVAGTTTVHNLWVADDIVGQGDQVDALGEGLTDGLDIGGL, from the coding sequence ATGCACGAACCGATTCCCATGCCGGCGGCCGCTCCGCCGGCCCATCCCGTCGCCTTCACCGGGCAGCGGCCCGTCTTCCGGCGGTTGGTGACCCGAGGCGCGCTCCTGGAACTGCTCACGCTCGGCTTCTACCGCTTCTGGCTGGCGACCGACATCCGCCGGCACCTCTGGTCGCACACGGCGGTCGACGGCGACGCCGCGGAGTATATCGGCCGCGCCAAGGAGTTGCTGATTGGCTTTCTGGTGGCGCTGGCGATCCTGCTGCCGGTTTACCTCGCCTATTTCCTCCTGGGCATCGAGGCCGAGCGGCTGCAGAGCTTCGCCAGCATCCCGCTCTTCCTGTTCTTCTACCTCTTCTCGCAGTTCGCCATGTACCGGGCGCGGCGCTACCGGCTGACGCGGACGGTCTGGCGCGGCCTGCGCTTCTCGATGGGCGGCTCGGGCTGGAGCTATGCCTGGCGCGCCGGCCTGTGGAGCCTGGCGACGATCCTGACGCTGGGGTTGGCGCTGCCGTGGCGGCAGGCGGCGCTGGAGCGCTACAAACTGCGCCACACCGCCTACGGGTCGCTGGAAGGGCGCTTCGACGGCACCGGCGGCAGCCTCTTCAAGCGGGGCTGGTGGCTGTGGCTGCTGCTGCCGACGGGTGTGCTGCTCGTGCCGCTGCCGTTCCTCGTCGCGGCCTACAAGGCGATAGAGTGGCGCTGGTGGGTGGGCGGCATCCGCTTCGGCGCCGTGCGGTTCGAGTCGTCGCTCGCTAAGGGCGCACTGGTCGGTATCTTCTGGAAGGTCGTCGGGTGGTACGTCCTCCTGGGCGTCGCGCTTGGCGCCTGGGGCGGCGCGGTCCTCTTCGCCGCACTGTCCCTGGTCGACCTGCCGGCGGGGGATGAACGGTTCGCCGCCGTGGCGCAGCATCCCTTCCTCCTGCTGGGCACGGTTGTCGGCTACCTGCTGATGGCGGTCGCCATGGGGATCGTCGTCCGGCTCTATCTCAACCGGGACGTCTGGGCGAAGGTCGCCGGCACGACGACGGTGCACAACCTGTGGGTTGCCGACGATATCGTCGGCCAGGGCGACCAGGTCGATGCGCTGGGCGAGGGGCTCACCGACGGGCTCGACATCGGTGGTCTCTGA
- a CDS encoding 2-dehydropantoate 2-reductase: protein MKIAVIGAGGVGAPFGMAMALGGHEVTFVARGAHLKAMREEGLRVEGPLGDFHLPETRATDDPASVGPVDAVLFCVKLWDVESAGEAIKPLIGPDTFVIPIQNGIDAPDRLMPILGKDHVMGGVALIGGLIERPGVVRQTGKMRKVIYGELDGSRSDRAEAFLAACQGAGMDAELSADIRRSLWEKMVFLVSLSSVTAITRLPLGIAREDADLRALLLDVARETAAVGAAVGVKLADDFPENRLAYMDTQPATTMASMANDLVRGNRLELPWLAGKVVELGRTYGVDTPVTRTIYAALKPYVNGKP from the coding sequence ATGAAGATTGCGGTCATTGGCGCCGGCGGCGTCGGCGCCCCCTTCGGGATGGCGATGGCACTGGGCGGGCATGAGGTCACCTTCGTCGCGCGCGGCGCCCACCTGAAGGCGATGCGTGAGGAGGGCCTGCGCGTGGAAGGGCCGCTGGGCGACTTCCACCTGCCCGAGACGCGCGCCACCGACGACCCGGCCAGCGTCGGCCCGGTCGACGCCGTGCTCTTCTGCGTGAAGCTGTGGGACGTCGAGAGCGCCGGCGAGGCGATCAAGCCGCTCATCGGCCCCGACACCTTCGTCATTCCCATCCAGAACGGCATCGACGCGCCGGACCGGCTGATGCCGATCCTCGGCAAGGATCATGTCATGGGCGGCGTGGCGCTGATCGGCGGGCTGATCGAGCGGCCGGGCGTCGTGCGCCAGACCGGCAAGATGCGCAAAGTCATCTACGGCGAGCTCGACGGCAGCCGCAGCGACCGGGCCGAAGCGTTCCTGGCGGCATGCCAGGGTGCGGGCATGGACGCGGAACTGTCGGCCGACATCCGCCGCTCGCTCTGGGAGAAGATGGTCTTCCTCGTCTCCCTCTCCAGCGTCACGGCGATCACCCGCCTGCCGCTCGGCATCGCGCGCGAGGACGCGGACCTGCGCGCGCTGCTGCTCGACGTGGCACGGGAGACCGCCGCAGTCGGCGCCGCGGTCGGGGTGAAGCTGGCGGACGACTTCCCGGAGAACCGCCTCGCCTACATGGATACGCAGCCGGCGACGACGATGGCCTCGATGGCCAACGACCTGGTGCGCGGCAATCGGCTGGAACTGCCGTGGCTGGCCGGCAAGGTGGTGGAACTCGGCCGCACCTACGGCGTCGATACACCCGTCACCCGCACGATCTATGCGGCCCTGAAGCCCTATGTGAACGGCAAACCCTGA
- a CDS encoding NUDIX hydrolase, whose amino-acid sequence MKQTAPEESAPEASGGAATHRIGRLPRKPGTTGIRPRDAAALILVKRDGPEPAVLMGHRHHKHVFMPNTFVFPGGRVDMEDAQVPVAAPLRPPVAERLERHATRRRARALALAAIREAFEETGLTIGRPPAAPVDQAALADTWRPFFETGLAPALDLLDYVFRAITPPGDVRRFNARFFICDAAHAAGTLGGSGELVDLTWLPIGEALTTPNTPGITKRVLTEVQRLLAESDPWNLPSGHAVPRYHAVHGRERISYD is encoded by the coding sequence TTGAAGCAGACGGCACCGGAGGAGTCGGCACCCGAGGCCTCGGGCGGCGCCGCGACGCACCGCATCGGGCGCCTGCCGCGCAAGCCCGGCACGACCGGCATCAGGCCACGCGACGCCGCGGCCCTGATCCTGGTCAAGCGCGACGGACCGGAGCCGGCCGTGCTGATGGGCCACCGGCACCACAAGCACGTGTTCATGCCGAACACCTTCGTGTTCCCGGGCGGCCGGGTCGACATGGAGGATGCGCAGGTCCCCGTCGCCGCACCGCTGCGCCCGCCGGTCGCCGAGCGGCTGGAACGGCATGCGACGCGGCGGCGCGCCCGCGCGCTCGCCCTGGCGGCGATCCGCGAGGCGTTCGAGGAGACGGGCCTGACCATCGGCCGGCCCCCCGCCGCACCCGTCGACCAGGCGGCACTGGCCGACACGTGGCGGCCGTTCTTCGAGACCGGCCTCGCCCCGGCGCTCGACCTGCTCGACTACGTCTTCCGGGCCATCACGCCGCCCGGCGACGTGCGCCGTTTCAATGCACGGTTCTTCATCTGCGACGCTGCCCATGCGGCAGGCACCCTGGGCGGCAGCGGCGAACTGGTCGACCTGACCTGGCTGCCGATCGGCGAGGCGCTGACCACGCCCAACACGCCGGGGATCACGAAGCGCGTTCTCACCGAAGTGCAGCGCCTGCTTGCCGAATCCGACCCGTGGAACCTGCCGTCGGGCCATGCCGTGCCGCGCTATCACGCGGTCCACGGCCGCGAGCGGATCAGCTACGACTGA
- a CDS encoding YdcF family protein, producing the protein MPPRFDTIIVLGAAVRRDGSPSPALRRRVVRGVAAFHAGLAQSMIVTGGFGRHPPTEAEAMAALAREMGVPEPAIVAERCARNTHESARYCAALMRRRGWRRALIVTDGWHLPRSLLAFRAYGIQGQGESAGGGRDEVGYRLWLNYLGRETLGYAWYALRLRRRLLGLAPQED; encoded by the coding sequence ATACCGCCCCGTTTCGACACGATCATCGTCCTCGGCGCAGCCGTCCGGCGGGACGGTTCGCCGAGTCCGGCGCTGCGCCGCCGGGTCGTGCGGGGCGTCGCCGCCTTCCACGCCGGCCTCGCCCAGTCGATGATCGTGACGGGCGGCTTCGGCCGCCACCCGCCGACCGAGGCGGAGGCGATGGCCGCCCTCGCACGCGAGATGGGGGTGCCTGAACCGGCCATCGTCGCCGAACGCTGCGCCCGAAACACGCATGAGAGTGCCCGCTATTGTGCGGCGCTGATGCGCCGGCGCGGCTGGCGGCGGGCGCTGATCGTCACCGATGGCTGGCATCTGCCGCGTTCGCTGCTGGCGTTCCGGGCCTATGGGATTCAGGGGCAGGGGGAGAGTGCGGGAGGTGGCCGCGACGAGGTCGGCTACCGGCTCTGGCTGAACTATCTCGGCCGGGAGACGCTTGGCTATGCCTGGTATGCGTTGCGCCTGCGGCGCAGGCTGCTCGGACTGGCACCCCAGGAAGACTAG